A genomic region of Dickeya solani IPO 2222 contains the following coding sequences:
- a CDS encoding helix-turn-helix domain-containing protein, whose product MNTRQQRHDIFSQRLKDARLLRGLSQKGLGIAAGIDEFVASARINRYEKGVHEANIVTAKRLAEALNVPLAYFYADDDNLAKMILLFADLPKEQQTELLASLENK is encoded by the coding sequence ATGAACACCCGTCAGCAACGCCATGATATTTTCAGTCAACGCCTCAAGGATGCTCGCTTACTGCGTGGGCTGTCCCAGAAAGGGCTGGGTATCGCAGCCGGGATTGATGAGTTTGTTGCCAGCGCACGCATTAATCGCTATGAAAAGGGTGTGCATGAAGCGAATATCGTGACGGCGAAGCGTCTCGCAGAAGCGCTCAATGTCCCTCTGGCTTATTTCTACGCTGACGATGACAATCTGGCAAAAATGATCCTGCTGTTTGCCGACTTGCCCAAGGAACAGCAAACCGAATTGCTTGCATCGTTAGAAAATAAATAA
- a CDS encoding DUF7661 family protein, which yields MLIYNVFGRIIGVKRHQQQWLVFRVNLNERKYSPLHDVVIPDDVAEEEIPVWLDDIFHEEASDKYPQIFRIE from the coding sequence GTGCTGATTTATAACGTGTTTGGCCGGATTATTGGGGTAAAGCGACACCAGCAGCAGTGGCTGGTATTTCGCGTCAACCTGAATGAAAGAAAGTATTCGCCTCTGCACGACGTGGTGATACCAGATGATGTGGCGGAAGAGGAAATTCCTGTCTGGCTGGATGATATCTTCCACGAAGAAGCCAGCGATAAATATCCCCAGATATTCCGGATTGAATAA
- a CDS encoding YicC/YloC family endoribonuclease, producing MIRSMTAYARREIKGDWGSAAWELRSVNQRYLETYIRLPEQFRSLEPVIRERIRNRLTRGKIECGLRFELDPRAQGQLILNEQLAKQLVTAANWVKMQSDEGEVNPLDILRWPGVMSAQEQDLDAISAELMQALEAALDDFIIARESEGNALKALIEQRLVGVSAEVAKVRAHMPNILQWQREKLQSKLDEAQVQLDGNRLEQELVLLAQRIDVAEELDRLEAHVRETYKILNKQEAVGRRLDFMMQEFNRESNTLGSKSINTDVTTSAIELKVLIEQMREQIQNIE from the coding sequence ATGATTCGTAGCATGACCGCTTACGCCCGGCGAGAAATCAAGGGTGACTGGGGTAGCGCCGCTTGGGAGCTCCGCTCCGTAAACCAGCGTTATCTGGAAACCTATATCCGTTTACCCGAGCAGTTCCGCAGCTTAGAGCCGGTAATCCGCGAACGCATCCGTAACCGCCTGACCCGCGGCAAAATCGAGTGCGGCCTGCGTTTTGAGCTGGACCCGCGCGCGCAGGGGCAACTCATCCTCAACGAGCAACTGGCCAAACAGCTGGTAACCGCGGCGAACTGGGTGAAAATGCAAAGCGACGAAGGCGAGGTCAACCCACTCGACATTCTGCGCTGGCCGGGGGTGATGTCGGCGCAGGAGCAGGATCTGGACGCCATCAGCGCCGAATTGATGCAGGCGCTGGAAGCCGCGCTGGACGACTTTATTATCGCCCGCGAAAGCGAAGGCAACGCGCTCAAAGCGCTGATTGAACAGCGGCTGGTGGGCGTCAGCGCCGAAGTCGCCAAGGTTCGCGCCCATATGCCGAATATTCTGCAATGGCAGCGTGAAAAACTGCAAAGCAAGCTGGACGAGGCGCAGGTGCAGCTCGACGGCAACCGGCTGGAGCAGGAACTGGTACTGCTGGCGCAACGCATCGACGTAGCCGAAGAGCTCGACCGGCTGGAAGCCCACGTGCGGGAAACCTACAAAATCCTCAACAAGCAGGAAGCCGTCGGTCGCCGTCTGGACTTCATGATGCAGGAATTCAACCGTGAATCGAACACGCTGGGTTCCAAATCCATCAACACCGACGTCACCACCTCCGCCATCGAACTGAAAGTGCTGATTGAGCAGATGCGCGAGCAGATTCAAAATATCGAATAA
- a CDS encoding helix-turn-helix domain-containing protein, whose translation MKKDWHQADIIAALHKQRTSMAALSRSAGLSASTLANVLVRPWPKGEWLVAEALGIHPAEIWPSRYYGQDGELIDRKIRIRARQC comes from the coding sequence ATGAAAAAGGATTGGCATCAGGCGGACATTATCGCCGCTTTACACAAGCAACGTACCTCAATGGCGGCGCTTTCCCGTTCCGCGGGTTTAAGTGCATCAACACTGGCGAATGTATTGGTCAGGCCCTGGCCCAAGGGTGAATGGCTGGTTGCCGAGGCGCTGGGAATTCACCCGGCCGAGATATGGCCGAGCCGGTATTACGGTCAGGATGGTGAATTGATTGATCGTAAAATCAGAATAAGAGCGAGGCAGTGTTAA
- a CDS encoding Putative exported protein, with the protein MNYNRNKKFITIITLLFIYVPHCFSAFSEKEKNELNSIDVKSENDKATALKKLDQAIKKTIEDNPEKKRLIFELRKSWDLTIEKKCQFEISESKETDAETTRMNNCLVENYLDEIKYFDSILP; encoded by the coding sequence GTGAATTACAACAGAAATAAAAAATTCATAACCATAATAACCTTGTTATTTATTTATGTACCCCACTGTTTTTCTGCTTTTTCTGAAAAAGAAAAAAATGAGTTAAACAGTATCGATGTTAAATCAGAAAATGATAAAGCTACTGCTCTTAAGAAACTGGATCAGGCTATCAAAAAAACCATTGAAGATAACCCAGAAAAGAAAAGATTAATTTTTGAACTGAGAAAATCTTGGGATTTGACAATAGAAAAAAAATGCCAGTTTGAAATTTCTGAATCTAAAGAAACAGATGCAGAAACTACTAGGATGAACAATTGCCTCGTCGAAAATTATCTGGATGAAATAAAGTACTTTGACAGTATACTTCCCTAA
- a CDS encoding glycoside hydrolase family 19 protein codes for MDTCYPIRKADGKDYDSLDTLLNVLRHEPDGWWLASSNRQWHGGIHISRHSAPESVLTSINADKAVPLQCIASGNVVAWRINKNYCTAPYDKYQLRYSSTFLLVRSEHKPNPDDQSTWLTFYTLYMHLAPASVYPALMNCYRVKPNINSLPTNEYNGREISGQKLPKAGNITLKENDLLVVSKQETFKVERENSNDVFGLAQRLKDGKVSEEKFWVSLQDKFVKQTAPRYHRMPEWMTKAVEQGKYDTVVIPEEKFSINAGDAIGFLAEDNAPDKSDSNRVEVDFYSHIEVISVDTNMPGFLSNPKGIKTGRAFVKIKEGKPLYQRSGEGAETTFTPTNDMTKGMNAGRILPRDKTNQIEAQGTTWFQLTADNWIKCEDVDELSQHDLSKLGFTALEEASTDDFGSLLKEYFLKGIFDWVSQSIRGDTEFESQQGSETYKKLVKVIDQNNDGNLSQYELAAFERRIFEGLHSGENNAPELVRRLIVKHDSEWFGDSKHKHWQSFLNNDSYPKMMPYLKKWRDDMAWMSEIPEFKSGKPVWHFHPVEFLDAIATRNQCACGRDITLDELSVIAPQAGKETLERYIKTFNDGFKKYEINTCREKAHFLAQVCHESGGLIYTKEKGGDRKSYAPWFGRGLIQLTHEDTYSSYGQHVGEDFVSTSSAKERVTEYPHCVLSAFWFYCVYKKVKENAQKDDLNMVTARINGGFNGYIDRLQYFEKIVSVLGAKHLNTLEKNGVFSFEESAIYNYRVYAYSWGCYHDPFSNEEGTKKDKFEALKAYRRALSLYENSNNRRVISDIRSRIQRLE; via the coding sequence ATGGATACGTGTTATCCGATACGAAAAGCGGATGGAAAGGATTACGACAGTCTGGATACGTTACTGAACGTTTTGCGGCACGAACCCGATGGCTGGTGGCTGGCCAGCAGTAACCGACAGTGGCATGGCGGCATCCATATCAGCCGTCATAGCGCTCCAGAATCAGTACTGACTTCAATCAACGCCGACAAGGCGGTTCCACTTCAGTGTATCGCCAGCGGAAACGTGGTGGCATGGCGCATCAATAAAAACTACTGCACCGCGCCGTATGACAAATATCAACTGCGCTATTCCAGCACATTTCTGCTGGTGCGTTCGGAACATAAACCGAATCCGGACGACCAGAGCACGTGGTTGACGTTTTACACGCTGTATATGCACCTTGCCCCTGCTTCAGTCTACCCAGCGCTGATGAATTGTTATCGTGTCAAACCCAATATAAATAGCTTACCGACAAACGAATACAACGGCCGGGAAATCAGCGGGCAAAAATTGCCTAAAGCGGGAAATATCACACTCAAAGAAAATGATCTACTGGTGGTGTCAAAGCAGGAAACATTCAAAGTAGAACGCGAAAATAGTAATGATGTTTTCGGGCTGGCACAGCGTCTGAAAGACGGGAAAGTGAGTGAAGAAAAATTCTGGGTTTCTCTGCAAGATAAATTTGTCAAACAAACGGCCCCTCGCTATCACCGTATGCCGGAATGGATGACCAAAGCCGTTGAGCAGGGAAAATATGACACGGTGGTCATCCCCGAAGAGAAATTTTCGATCAACGCCGGAGACGCGATCGGCTTTTTAGCAGAAGATAACGCTCCCGACAAATCTGATTCCAATCGTGTGGAGGTAGACTTTTATTCGCACATTGAAGTCATCAGCGTTGATACCAATATGCCCGGTTTTCTCTCTAATCCCAAGGGGATTAAAACCGGCCGGGCTTTTGTGAAGATAAAAGAAGGAAAGCCGTTATATCAGAGATCCGGTGAAGGTGCCGAAACAACATTCACACCAACAAATGATATGACCAAAGGCATGAATGCCGGAAGAATTCTACCTCGCGATAAGACCAACCAGATAGAAGCACAGGGTACAACATGGTTTCAACTCACCGCTGATAACTGGATTAAATGCGAAGATGTAGACGAGTTAAGCCAACATGACTTATCTAAGCTGGGATTTACTGCGCTGGAAGAAGCATCGACGGACGATTTCGGTTCCCTGCTAAAAGAATATTTTCTAAAAGGCATCTTTGACTGGGTATCACAATCCATTCGGGGAGATACCGAGTTTGAAAGCCAACAGGGGTCCGAGACGTATAAAAAGCTGGTGAAAGTCATCGACCAGAATAATGACGGTAATTTATCACAATACGAACTGGCTGCGTTTGAGAGACGTATCTTCGAAGGGCTACATTCGGGAGAGAATAATGCACCTGAGCTGGTACGTCGGCTGATAGTCAAACATGATAGTGAATGGTTTGGCGACAGCAAGCATAAACACTGGCAGTCTTTTCTTAATAACGATAGCTACCCGAAAATGATGCCGTATCTGAAGAAATGGCGAGATGATATGGCATGGATGAGTGAAATACCTGAGTTTAAATCGGGCAAGCCTGTTTGGCATTTTCATCCGGTGGAGTTTTTGGATGCTATTGCTACAAGAAATCAGTGTGCCTGCGGACGAGATATTACATTGGATGAGCTATCTGTCATTGCACCTCAAGCTGGAAAAGAAACATTAGAACGTTATATAAAAACGTTTAATGATGGGTTCAAAAAATATGAAATAAACACATGTAGAGAGAAAGCACATTTTCTGGCACAAGTATGTCATGAGAGTGGTGGCCTTATATATACGAAAGAAAAAGGTGGTGATAGAAAAAGTTATGCACCGTGGTTTGGCAGAGGGCTAATCCAGTTAACTCACGAAGATACATATAGTAGCTATGGTCAACACGTGGGTGAGGATTTTGTTTCAACATCAAGCGCCAAAGAGAGAGTCACTGAGTATCCTCATTGTGTTCTTTCCGCATTCTGGTTTTATTGTGTTTATAAAAAAGTGAAAGAAAACGCACAAAAAGATGATTTAAACATGGTAACAGCCCGAATTAACGGTGGATTTAACGGGTATATAGACAGATTGCAATATTTTGAAAAAATCGTCTCCGTTTTAGGTGCAAAACATCTTAACACCCTTGAAAAAAATGGTGTTTTTTCTTTTGAAGAAAGTGCTATCTACAACTATCGCGTATATGCATATAGTTGGGGATGTTACCATGACCCATTCAGCAATGAAGAGGGAACAAAAAAAGACAAATTCGAGGCATTAAAAGCTTACAGGCGTGCATTATCTCTTTATGAAAATTCAAATAACAGGAGAGTAATTTCTGATATTAGAAGCAGAATTCAAAGATTGGAATAG
- a CDS encoding helix-turn-helix domain-containing protein encodes MKSRPNYHDVFCQRLKQARLAKGLSQKKLGIAARIDEFVASTRINRYEKGVHEVSIDTAQQLANALDVPLAFFYTADDELAELMLAFLRLSPEKRVEILTLVKTVG; translated from the coding sequence ATGAAATCAAGACCAAACTACCATGACGTTTTCTGTCAACGACTTAAGCAAGCCCGGCTCGCAAAAGGCTTGTCACAGAAAAAACTAGGCATCGCCGCCAGGATCGATGAATTTGTGGCAAGCACTCGCATTAACCGATATGAAAAGGGCGTGCACGAAGTCAGTATTGACACCGCTCAACAACTCGCGAACGCGCTCGACGTCCCGCTGGCATTCTTTTACACCGCTGATGATGAATTGGCAGAATTGATGCTGGCGTTTTTGAGGCTGTCACCAGAGAAACGGGTAGAGATTTTGACATTAGTGAAAACGGTTGGGTAG
- a CDS encoding LysR family transcriptional regulator, producing MRLRHIEVFQAIVQAGTISGAARLLNVSQPNVSRVLNHAEQQLGFALFERRSQGLVPTVEGQQLMPEIEQLYSQLQSISRLTEQIRKGQRETVRLGAAHAFGQMIVAPAMVEFQQQAPLVNMELVTEHFNTLCQNIQQHQLDLALVFGQQVPPDLLAEPLCQSRMVAILPKDSPQQGPVSLEWLCHNNLLMMQQQDPLGQVVHRALRDRRLKPAASLYIKTYSVIADMVLAGGGTGIVDLFTARRYADQLKIVPISQPLPFEVMLISRRDIPQSHEILQLKQVLKSKCRELASQCLPLLEAA from the coding sequence ATGCGTTTACGCCACATCGAAGTCTTTCAGGCGATTGTTCAGGCCGGCACCATCAGCGGCGCGGCGCGGTTACTCAACGTTTCCCAGCCCAACGTCAGCCGGGTGCTGAATCACGCCGAACAGCAACTGGGCTTCGCGCTGTTCGAACGCCGTTCACAAGGATTGGTGCCAACGGTGGAAGGACAGCAACTGATGCCGGAGATTGAACAGCTCTACAGCCAATTGCAGAGTATTTCCCGCCTGACCGAACAGATCCGCAAAGGCCAGCGTGAAACGGTACGGCTCGGCGCCGCCCACGCGTTTGGTCAGATGATTGTCGCCCCGGCGATGGTGGAGTTTCAGCAACAGGCACCGCTGGTGAACATGGAACTGGTCACCGAGCACTTCAACACCCTGTGCCAGAACATTCAGCAGCATCAGCTCGACCTGGCGCTGGTGTTCGGCCAACAGGTGCCGCCGGATTTGCTGGCCGAGCCGTTGTGCCAGTCACGTATGGTGGCGATTCTGCCGAAAGACAGCCCGCAACAGGGGCCGGTGTCGCTGGAATGGCTGTGCCATAACAACCTGCTGATGATGCAGCAGCAGGACCCACTGGGCCAGGTCGTCCACCGCGCCCTGCGCGACCGTCGCCTCAAACCGGCGGCCTCGCTGTACATCAAGACCTACTCGGTGATCGCCGATATGGTGCTGGCAGGTGGCGGCACCGGCATCGTCGACCTGTTTACCGCCCGCCGCTATGCCGATCAGCTCAAAATCGTGCCCATCAGCCAGCCGTTGCCGTTTGAGGTGATGCTGATCAGCCGCCGCGACATCCCGCAATCCCACGAGATCCTGCAACTCAAACAGGTGCTGAAAAGCAAGTGCCGCGAACTCGCCAGTCAGTGCCTGCCGCTGCTGGAAGCGGCGTAA